CCGGGCCTACATCAGCCCACGTCACACCGTCACGTGGTGCTGTGAGGTCATTTACCCGGAATGCGTAATTCACCTGGCCATTGTAGGGAGGCCGTCGCCGGTCCAGAGGGCGGCGATGGCGCTACCGCACTGCACTTCGGTGGACACCTGGCGCTGAAGGCCGGTGCCGTCGCCGTGTCGTTGTCGGCCAGCGCGCCAGGCCGAGCGAGTCCTACGAGAACGTCACGCATGTACATGAGGGCGGCGCGGTCGTCGATGTGGCGCACGGATGCCGGTGCCGGATCTGAGCTGTGTCGGACGCTGGCAGCGATCTTGTCGGCGGCTTCGGTGACGAGAGTCCGGGCGGCCAGGGCGCCGAAGTCGTTGGCCGCCTCAAGATATCCGAGCATGCGGGCCGCCTCGGCGATCCGGTCGATCGCGGCCATCATGTTGATGAATTCGATGCAGATGACGCTGGCGGCGATCACGTTGTCGGTCTCGATCAGATCGTCGATGTGCGACCGGAGGAGTTGGAAGGCTCGCAGCCGGTCGCCTCGCCGGAACGCGGACCGGGCTTCGGTGGTCTTGTTGGCCGACAGTGCGCCCGCGGGGACGTCGACGCGGGCCGCCTCGTCGAAATACCGATCGGCCTCGTCGTGCCGGCCCTGGAACGAGGCGGAGTAGCCGAGGGTCTGCAGCGCCCAGTGCAGGAGGGTCGGCGGGCCGTGGAGCCGATACCGATCCGCCAGGGCCGAGACCGACGTATCGACCTGCTCGAAACGCCCGATGCCCAGCAACGTCCCCGCCGACGTCATGTCGAGGAACGCCGCCAGATACTGCTCATCCTGGCGGCGTAGATCGGCCATGGCCTCCGGCAGGTACCGCCGCAGGGCCTCGCCGTCGCCGGCTGCATACGCGTGCGCATAGCGGCTCAGCGGCCGGCCCGGTTCGCCGCACCGGTCCGCCACGTCACGGTAGCCCGCGGGGTTGGCGTTCTGGGTGTAGCGCTCGGCGACCCAGACGAGCCAGAAGGCCCGCAGGTCCTGATCCGCCGCCGACGTCGAGGCCAGGATGTGCTCGGCCCAGCCGCCGATTTCCTGCCGCCCCCGCAGGGGGAGTTCCGTGACGACCGGCCGGACCAGCGCGTCGGCCAGCCGCGGGTCTCCGGCCGCACACGCCCACGTGACGGCCGCACGCAGATTCGCCCAGAGGTCACCGAGGCGAGCGACGCCCTCGATCTCGGCCGGACCCGTGAGCAGGCGGTGGATGTGGGTGACTTCGCGCAGACACCAACGCGCGTGGCGTCCGGCGGCCAGGTCGGTGTGCCCATGCTCACGCAGGTGTTCGGCGGCGAACTGGCGCATGGTCTCCAGCAGCCGGAAACGCCGGCCCGACGGGCCGAAGGCGACGGTGACCATCGACCGCTCGACCAGGTCGCCCAGAAGGTCGTCGACGTCCTGCTCGTCGGCGACGGCCTCCGCCGCGCTGAGGTCGAACGGTGCGGTGAAGACGGACAGGCGTTGGAACAGTGTCTGCTCGGCGGGCGTGAGCAGGTCGTAGGACCATTGGATGGCGGCCCGCAGCGTGCGGTGCCGTGCGGCGCCGGTCCGGCGGCCACCGGTCACCCGGAGACGATCGTCGAGCCGGGCGACGAGGTCGACCGGCCGGTGGCTGATCGTCCGAGCGGCGGCCAACTCGATGGCCAGCGGTATGCCATCGAGCCGCCGGCAGATCTCCTCGACGTGGCGATGATGCGCACGCGCATCGTAGGTCCGGTCGGCGGCGAGCGCGCGGGCATGGAACAGCTCGGCGCCGGCGGCCGGATCCAGTGGTTCCACGACCAGCACCTGTTCGCCTGCGACGGCGAGACGTTCCCGTGCGGTGGCCAGCACGCGCACCTGCGGGCAGCCCGCCACGATGGCCTGTACGAGCTCGGCCGCGCCGTCAAGGACGTGTTCGCAGTTGTCGATGATCAACAATGCCCGGCGTGACCGCAGGACCGCGACGATCGATTGGGTCAGCGTGTGTCCCGGACGCTGCGCGACTCCCAGCACGTCGGCAACCGCGCGGGGCACGTCGGCCGGCGATGTGATCTCCGCCAGCTCGATCAGCCACCCGTCCCACCCGTGACCGGCTGCCGCCGTGCGGGCCGCCGCCAGCGCGAGCCGGGACTTGCCGATCCCTCCCGGTCCCACCAAGGTCACGACCGGGGACCGCACGAGCGCGTCGGCGGCGGCCCGCAGGTCCCCGTCGCGGCCGATGAGGCGGCCGACGCGAAGGGGAAGGTAACCCCGCCGGATCCCGGTCAGCCGTATCGGTGCGTACTCGCCCTCGCCGATCTGGACGATGCGCTGGTCGCCCGGAACGCCGTCCAGGCGGAAGCATCCGAGATCGTGCAGGTCGCTTCGTTCCAGCAGGCCGGCCGTCGCCCCGGACGCCAGGGTCTGTCCACCATGGCCGGCGGCAGCGATCCGCGCGGCCAGATCCACCGTGGCGCCGACGTACCCCGTGGCCGCTTCCTCGAGCTCCGCGGACTCGCCGGTGTGCAGGCCGATCCGCACGCCTGGCTCGGCGCCGTCCGGCCGGCGCTCGCCGGCAGCCGCCCGCTGCAGCCGTACCGCCCACGCGGCGGCGTCATCGGCTCGGTGGAAGGCCACCGCGACGGACTCGGCGCCGGCAGCGAAGACGTAGCCACCGTGCCGGTCCGCCGCCGCCCGGACGAGATGGTCCAGGTGGGCCATCGCCGAGCCGGTCGCCGGGTGGACAATCTGCGCGACGCCGAAGGTCACCGTCCCGCTCGGACGGCGTGGCGGCGCGTGCTCCGGTACGGCACGCCCGCGCAGCCGCTCGTCGTGGCCGAGGATGCGCGACTCCAGCTCGCGCAACGTCGGCCCAGGTTCGACACCGAGCTCGGTGACGAGATGGTGCCGGGCCCGCCGGAAGGCCGCGAGGGCGTCGGCCTGGCGGCCCACCTGGTACAGAGCCGTCATCAGCAGGGCACAGAAACCTTCGCGGAGGGGATAACGCTCCGCGAGCTCCGCCAATGAACCGATGACCTCCCGCGGGTCGGACTCGACACGGCGTTCAAGGTCGGCCTCGACAGCGCTCAGCCACTGTTCGGTCAGACCGGCCACCGCCGCCGCGAGGCCGGGCGCATCCAGACCGGCCAGGGGAGTTCCGCCCCACTGCGCGAGCGCCGCAGCGAGATCACCCTCGCGCACGTGCCGCTGAAAGCGCGTCACGTCGACCGCGTCAGGCGCTACGTCGAGGCGGTACGCGGCACCGACCCGCACGATCGTCGCGGAACCAAGGCCCTTGCGCAGTCGCGCCACGTGCCACTGCAGAGTCTTGTGCGCCGTTCGCGGGGGCGCGTCACCCCAAACGAGCTCCACCAGGCGCGACACCGCCAGCGGTGTCCCGGGCGACAAAGCCAGCGCCGCGAGCACCGTCTGTGACTTCGCCGGGCCGATGTCGATCTGCCGGCCGTCTTCGGTCGCGGCGCGGACACCACCGAGCAGACCGATCCGCACCACAGGGCTGCTCCAGGACGTTGACCTACGCCGAGACTGCCACAGGCCCAAAGACCGGGCAAGCCCGCCCCCACCCGCCGCACACCGGGAACCCACCGTCCGCACACCGGTGTCAGCGACCATCGGAGCGGCGGCCACGACAGGCCAACGGCTCCACGGCTTGCCGGCGTCCCCGGACGGCGGACCGGCCCGATCGTGCCGGGAAGAAACATCGAACTGACGGAGCGAGAGAATGCACAGGCAGACAACGGCACGGGTGGCGGGTTCTCTTTTCCTCACCGCGACGGCCGCGGGAGTGCTCAGCGCGGTCCTTCTCGGGCCGCTCGATACCCTGCACTCACCCCAGTCCATTGCCGACAGGGCGCAGAGAATATCGGCGGGCGCCCTCATGGTGCTGGTCATGACCGTCGCGATCGCGATGATCCCACCGACGCTGTTCCCGGTTCTCAAGAAACACGGCGAGGCACCCGCGCTCAGCTACGTCGCCGCCAGGATCATCGAGGTCGTCCTCCTGCTTCCCGCCGCCATCGGTCCCCTCATGATGGTGGCGACAAGCACCACCCAAGCGGCGCACCTGGACACCGTCCGGACACTGACACAGACATACGACCTCTGGGGCCACCCCAGCAGCCTGGTCTTCTTCTGCCTCAGCGCCCTGCTCCTCAATTATCTGCTGTACCGGTCAAGACTCGTCCCCCGATGGATATCCGGCTGGGCGCTCGTCGCGGTGATGCCGTACCTGGCCGATGCCTTCCTCGTCATGTTCGGCCTGCTCGCCCCGTCCTCGGCGCTCCATGCCGTTCTTGTCCTCCCGCTGGCGCTGAACGAGATGGTGTTGGCGGTTTGGCTGCTGGTAAGAGGATTCAGGGCACCGCAGTCGGCGCTCACGGCTCATGTCGCGGCCAGGCGGGGTGGGATCGACCACGCATGACAGCGAATCCCTCGGCGCGCGGCCCCCTGTCGGTGGAGCGGTTCAGACCAGGAGCGGTTGCTGAGCGGGCGGGCAGGGCGGTCATCGGTCCAACCCGCCCCCGGCCTCAAGGCCGCGAAGTCGCCGAGCTGATGGAACGTCTCGTACAGCAGGTCCTAGGCCCACGAGATCGACGTCCCATGCTGGACGCTTCGCCAATGGCTGTTCCGTTGTTCCCCGAGGCCGTTGTCGCGCCTGGCGGGCGCCGCCCTGATCACGTTTTCAGGGGACTTCATCATCCTTCGCGATGATCGCGCCTAGGATGTCGCCCCATGAAGATCATGACCCTCGCAACAATTGTCGCTGCCGCTGCGGTTGTCTCCCTCACTCCCGGTGTCGCGAACGCCGAGCCTATCCCGTCCGGATGCACGAGTGGGAACGGCTACCCCTCCGCCGGAAAGTACTACTACACCTGGGCCAAGTGCACGGTCGGGGGCGGATACGTCCAGGCTGTCGCGACATGCACCAACGGACGGGTCACCACAAAGGCTCGAGGCCCCTGGGTGTATGTCGGCTCGTACTCGACGGCTCACTGCCCCGACACTCACCAGAGGGCCATCGGCCACGCCTACACAATCAAGAAGTACTGACTGACAGCACCCTGAGGGCGACCTCATGCCCGCAGGGTGGCTTTCCCACGGGGATCGCGCCGAAGTCTTGATCACCGCGGGCGCCCCATGGCCCGCCTCGTCATTGGGGCCAGTTCGCGATGATTTCGGGCGTGATGGCGTCGACGTGGCAGTTGAAGGTCTTGCGCAAACCGAGGTCGTAGAGGCAGACCTTGACGTCCACCCGGTTGATCTCTCCGTCCGAGGTGAGCCGGAAGGAACTCCTGGCCGAGCAGGTCGAGCGGGGCCGGCTCCATCCGGTGCCACCGCCCACGTAGTGGAAGCGGGCACGGATAGAGGCACAGTGACCGCGATGCGTGTCGCGGTCATAGAGCTTGCCGTGCACGGTGAATGTCTCGGCACTGAAGTCGCTGATCCAGACGTCGGCCTTGGCGTGGCCGGAGTGTCCCGCTGACGACGTGACGGGGCCCCAATGGATGGGGGAGGCCGTTGTCGCCTGCGCCGAGGCCGGGACGCCTACGCCGATCACGAAGGCGAGGACCCCACCGATGGCATGTGTTTTTCCCATGACCAGGACGGTAGGGGACGCGACTTGGAGAGATCTTGCATCCGGCTGGGGTCTCCCAACCGACGTCCTGGCCCCGACCACCCGTGCCTCGAAACAGGCCTCCAGCGTCCGCCTGAGGGGGCCGTCACGCCTTACCGCCGACTGGCGACCATCGCGAAGGCCGCGTCCTCCTCGGCATGCTGCTGTGCCCGCTCCAGCAGCCATTGCCGCCGCGCACCGAGCAGCAGGACCAGCTGTCCGTGTTCGGTCAAGAGCCGTGGGCGCAGCAGGCGCCAGCCCGATCGAGTCCGGCTTGGTCTTGCCGACCTCGGCTGAGCTGATGGAGCAGGAGCGCCCCGAAGTCGGGATCGTATCGGGCTGATCACCGCCCCAGAGACCAAACTCCACCGCCTGACCACGCTCCTGACGAGAACCTGACAAGTCGTGATCTCGTCAGTGCTTGACGGTTCGCGACATGTGGATTCTCTGAGATCTTTGCCGCGATCACCCGACTCCCCCCTCAGGAGGCCCCCCATGTCACTGCGGACGCGCCTTGGCGTGTCGGCGCTGGCCATGGCCGCGCTCATCCCGATGGCCGGACCCGCCGCCGCGGCCCCGGCCTCCCCCGCCGCCGCCGTACCCGGGCTCCAGGGCCACGACGCGAGCACCGCCAGCGTCACCCTGATCACCGGCGACCGTGCCGAGCTCACCACCGGAGCCGACGGCAAGACCGCCGTGCACCTGTACACCGACGAGCCCTACGCCACCCGCCAGGACGGCGACGACCTCTACGTGGTGCCGCGCAGCGCCGCCCGGCTGATCGCCGCCGGACGGCTCGACGAGCGCCTGTTCAACATCAGCGGCCTGGTCCGGCAGGGCTACGACGACGCCCGTACGACCAAGGTGCCGCTCATCATCCAGGGCGCCGCCGCACTGCACCGCTCGGCCGTGGCGACCCCCCTCGGTTCGGGGGCGGCAGCCGTACAGGTCGAAAAGAAGGAGACAGGGGCGTTCTTCGCCGCCCTGACCGCCGCCCGCTCGCAGTACAAGATCTGGCTCGACGGCAAGGTCGCCGGCTTCGACTTAGACCCGGGCACCGGCGTCGGTCAGACCGGGGCCGAGCAGGCGTGGGCCGCCGGCTTCGACGGCAACGGGACGACTGTCGCCGTGCTCGACTCCGGCCACGACCCCGAGCACCCCGACCTGCGCGGGCGGCTGGCCGGGGAGCAGGACTTCACCGGCCTCGGCAGCGCCGCCGACGAGAACGGCCACGGCACCCACGTCGCCTCCACCATCCTGGGCACCGGCGCCGCCGACGCCACGCGCAAGGGCATGGCTCCCGGCGCGAAGCTGCTGGCCGGGCGCGTGCTCAACAGTGGCGGCTACGGCCAGGAGTCGTGGATCATCGCGGGCATGGAGTGGGCGGTCGCCCAGGGCGCCGACGTCGTCAACATGAGCCTGGGCAGCAGCGAGATCACTGACTGCACCGACCCGCTGGGCGCCACCGCGCAGCGGCTGTCCCGGCAGACCAAGACGCTCTTCGTCGTCGCCGCCGGCAACCAGGGACTGCGCCGGACGGTCTCCTCGCCCGGCTGCGCCGAGGGGGTGCTGACCGTGGGCGCCCTGGACGCCGAGGGCAAGACCGCCGCCTTCTCCAGCCGCGGCCCGGCCTCCGACGCCGCGCACCTGATCAAGCCCGAGATCGCCGCACCCGGCGTGGAGATCGTGGGCGCCGCGCTCGGCAGCGTGGCCGGCCTGCACTACACCCGGATGTCCGGCACGTCGATGGCCGCCCCGCACGTCGCCGGAGCCGCCGCGCTGCTGCGCCAGGCACACCCCGACTGGAGCGCCCAGCAGCTCAAGGCCGCCTTGATCTCCGGCGTCAAGTCGCGTGCCAAGGACGGCGTCTACGCCCAGGGCGCGGGTGAGCTGTCGGTGCCCGGCGCGCTGGCCGCGACCGTCCAGGGCCCCGGCACGGTCAGCCTGGGCGCGCTGGCCTGGCCGCACCCCCGGGGCCAGCGGGCGTCCAAGGAGATCGTCTACACCAATCTCGGCGACCGCCCGGTCCGCCTCCAGCTCCGCATCGACGACGTCGCGGGCAAGGGCGGCCACCGCGTGCCGTCCCGCGCCTTCAAGCTCGGCGCCCACCAGGTCGTCGTGCCCGCGCACGGCACCGCGAGCGTCGAGGTGACCGGCGACGCCGGGGTCCCCGTCCAGGACAAGGCGTACGGGGAGATCGGCGCGCGCGTGCTGGCCACCGGCCGCGGCGTCTCCGTCACCACCGCGGTCGGCTTCTGGGCCGAGCCCGAGCAGGTCACCCTGACCGTCAAGGCCACCGGCCGGGACGGCGGCGCCCCCGAGGCCCCGAGCTACCTCGACGTCATCGCGCTCGACGAGGTCGCCGCCGTCCGTTCCTACCTCGACGGCACCGGCGAGCAGAGCTACACCCTGCCGGTCGGCCGCTACGCGCTCAGCGCCTTCGTCTACGGCGGCGACACGCTGAGCTACCTGGGCGACCCTGAACTGGAGCTGTCGAAGGACACGACCGTCGTCTTCGACGCGCGCACCGCCCAGCGCATCACCGCGGCCACCGACCGGCCCAGTACCGTGGTGGCCGGAACCCTGCAGTACGGCCGCTGGTGGGACCGCTACCAGATCGGCGGCGGCGCGGTCGCCGGCCAGGCCGAGTACTACGCCGCGCCCACCAGCAGGGCCCGCACCGGCGGCTTCGAGCTGGTCGAGCACCTGCGCGCCACCTTCGACGGCGGCGTCTACAACCTCGCCTTCACCGAGGAGGGTGGGGTCGGCCGCTCGCAGGCCCGCGTCGTGCGCGACCGCGACCTCGCCGCGGTCAAGGAGACCTGGTACGGCAGGGCGGCCGACGAGCCCGGCGGCGATCTCCTGCACCTGTACCGCCCCTGGTCGGACGCCGCCTTCGGCACCTACGACGTGGACGCGAAGGTGCCCGGCGAGCGTCTGTCGCTCTACTCTCCCGGTCAGACCTTCCGCCAGATCACCTACCGCGGAGCCCACGTGTTGTTCCGCGAGACCTGGTACGACCTGCCGCGCGTCTACACCCGTGGGCAGCGGCGCGAGACCACCTGGTTCCGCATGGTCTCGATGAACGGCGTCTTCCCCGCCACCGACCAGGCCGGGACACGCATCGCCGAACGCCAGGCAGGCCTGATCGGGTACGCCGCGGCCACCTGGAAGGACGCCGAGCCAGGCCACTTCGGCTCGGGCGCCTACTTCGGCGACGTGGGCAACCTCGTGCTGCTGCGCGACGGGCAGCAGGTCGGGTCCAGCGCGTGGCCCTTCGGCCAGTTCCTGGTCGAGGACGGCGCCTACGAGCTGCGCAGCACCATGATGCGCTTTCGCGCCGAGACCACCGGCGAGCAGGGCGCGCTGGTCCGCACGTGCTACCGCTTCAGCACCACCAGGCCGCCTGGCGAGGAGGTCGCGGCCCTGCCGTTCCTCACCGTCCGCTACGACGCCGAGGTCGACGCCCGCAACTCCGCCGCACCCGTCACCGGCTTCCCGGTCACGCTCGACGTGCGCGGGCAGGTGGACTACGACCCGGGCAGCATCGCCAAGGTGCGGGCCTGGACCGCCACCGACGACCAGGCGGTCTGGAAGGACGACCCGGCCGCCTGGACCGAGGTGCCGGTCGCGCTGGAGAACGGCAGGTGGGTCGCCCGGGTGGACAACTCCGCGGCGACCGGCAAGCACGTCTCCATCCGCGTCGACGCGGTGGACGCGCACGGCAACGGCCTGACGCAGGTCGTCTCGCGGCTGTACGCGGTCAGGTAGCCGATTCGTTACGGGCGCCGGGCATACTCGGCGCCCGTGACCCAGAAGGAAGTTCGCGACGACGTGGATCTCCGAGCGCTCGGCCTCGACCGGGCCGAGGAACGCGCCTACCGGGCGCTGATCGATCTGGGCGCCGCCGCGCCTGAGGTGCTCGCCGACCGGCTGAGGCTGGCCGAGGGCGAGACGCGCAGCCTGCTGCGCCGCCTGGAGGCACTCGGGCTGGCCTCGCCGTCCGGGGCCGATCTCGACCGGTACGTCGCCTCCGCTCCCGACGTGGCGCTGCGCGCGATGCTCGTGCAGCGCCACGACGAGCTCCGCCGTACCGAACTGGCGGTCTCCGAGCTGACCGAGCTCTATCGGCGCGCCGCCGGCGGGCGCACGGTCAGCGACCTGGTCGAGGTGGTCACCGGAGCCGGGGCCACCCGGCAGCGTTTCGAGCAGCTCCAGCGCGGCGCGGAGCACGAGGTGCTGGCCTTCGTCACCCAGGGCCCCGTGGTGATGTCGGCCGAGGAGAACCTCGCCGAAGACGCCGCAGTACGGCGGGGCGTGCGCTACCGCGTGATCATCGAGCGCGCCGTGCTCGACCAGCCAGGGGGCCTGCGCCGCG
This window of the Nonomuraea africana genome carries:
- a CDS encoding AfsR/SARP family transcriptional regulator: MRIGLLGGVRAATEDGRQIDIGPAKSQTVLAALALSPGTPLAVSRLVELVWGDAPPRTAHKTLQWHVARLRKGLGSATIVRVGAAYRLDVAPDAVDVTRFQRHVREGDLAAALAQWGGTPLAGLDAPGLAAAVAGLTEQWLSAVEADLERRVESDPREVIGSLAELAERYPLREGFCALLMTALYQVGRQADALAAFRRARHHLVTELGVEPGPTLRELESRILGHDERLRGRAVPEHAPPRRPSGTVTFGVAQIVHPATGSAMAHLDHLVRAAADRHGGYVFAAGAESVAVAFHRADDAAAWAVRLQRAAAGERRPDGAEPGVRIGLHTGESAELEEAATGYVGATVDLAARIAAAGHGGQTLASGATAGLLERSDLHDLGCFRLDGVPGDQRIVQIGEGEYAPIRLTGIRRGYLPLRVGRLIGRDGDLRAAADALVRSPVVTLVGPGGIGKSRLALAAARTAAAGHGWDGWLIELAEITSPADVPRAVADVLGVAQRPGHTLTQSIVAVLRSRRALLIIDNCEHVLDGAAELVQAIVAGCPQVRVLATARERLAVAGEQVLVVEPLDPAAGAELFHARALAADRTYDARAHHRHVEEICRRLDGIPLAIELAAARTISHRPVDLVARLDDRLRVTGGRRTGAARHRTLRAAIQWSYDLLTPAEQTLFQRLSVFTAPFDLSAAEAVADEQDVDDLLGDLVERSMVTVAFGPSGRRFRLLETMRQFAAEHLREHGHTDLAAGRHARWCLREVTHIHRLLTGPAEIEGVARLGDLWANLRAAVTWACAAGDPRLADALVRPVVTELPLRGRQEIGGWAEHILASTSAADQDLRAFWLVWVAERYTQNANPAGYRDVADRCGEPGRPLSRYAHAYAAGDGEALRRYLPEAMADLRRQDEQYLAAFLDMTSAGTLLGIGRFEQVDTSVSALADRYRLHGPPTLLHWALQTLGYSASFQGRHDEADRYFDEAARVDVPAGALSANKTTEARSAFRRGDRLRAFQLLRSHIDDLIETDNVIAASVICIEFINMMAAIDRIAEAARMLGYLEAANDFGALAARTLVTEAADKIAASVRHSSDPAPASVRHIDDRAALMYMRDVLVGLARPGALADNDTATAPAFSARCPPKCSAVAPSPPSGPATASLQWPGELRIPGK
- a CDS encoding DUF4386 domain-containing protein, translating into MHRQTTARVAGSLFLTATAAGVLSAVLLGPLDTLHSPQSIADRAQRISAGALMVLVMTVAIAMIPPTLFPVLKKHGEAPALSYVAARIIEVVLLLPAAIGPLMMVATSTTQAAHLDTVRTLTQTYDLWGHPSSLVFFCLSALLLNYLLYRSRLVPRWISGWALVAVMPYLADAFLVMFGLLAPSSALHAVLVLPLALNEMVLAVWLLVRGFRAPQSALTAHVAARRGGIDHA
- a CDS encoding S8 family serine peptidase, with translation MSLRTRLGVSALAMAALIPMAGPAAAAPASPAAAVPGLQGHDASTASVTLITGDRAELTTGADGKTAVHLYTDEPYATRQDGDDLYVVPRSAARLIAAGRLDERLFNISGLVRQGYDDARTTKVPLIIQGAAALHRSAVATPLGSGAAAVQVEKKETGAFFAALTAARSQYKIWLDGKVAGFDLDPGTGVGQTGAEQAWAAGFDGNGTTVAVLDSGHDPEHPDLRGRLAGEQDFTGLGSAADENGHGTHVASTILGTGAADATRKGMAPGAKLLAGRVLNSGGYGQESWIIAGMEWAVAQGADVVNMSLGSSEITDCTDPLGATAQRLSRQTKTLFVVAAGNQGLRRTVSSPGCAEGVLTVGALDAEGKTAAFSSRGPASDAAHLIKPEIAAPGVEIVGAALGSVAGLHYTRMSGTSMAAPHVAGAAALLRQAHPDWSAQQLKAALISGVKSRAKDGVYAQGAGELSVPGALAATVQGPGTVSLGALAWPHPRGQRASKEIVYTNLGDRPVRLQLRIDDVAGKGGHRVPSRAFKLGAHQVVVPAHGTASVEVTGDAGVPVQDKAYGEIGARVLATGRGVSVTTAVGFWAEPEQVTLTVKATGRDGGAPEAPSYLDVIALDEVAAVRSYLDGTGEQSYTLPVGRYALSAFVYGGDTLSYLGDPELELSKDTTVVFDARTAQRITAATDRPSTVVAGTLQYGRWWDRYQIGGGAVAGQAEYYAAPTSRARTGGFELVEHLRATFDGGVYNLAFTEEGGVGRSQARVVRDRDLAAVKETWYGRAADEPGGDLLHLYRPWSDAAFGTYDVDAKVPGERLSLYSPGQTFRQITYRGAHVLFRETWYDLPRVYTRGQRRETTWFRMVSMNGVFPATDQAGTRIAERQAGLIGYAAATWKDAEPGHFGSGAYFGDVGNLVLLRDGQQVGSSAWPFGQFLVEDGAYELRSTMMRFRAETTGEQGALVRTCYRFSTTRPPGEEVAALPFLTVRYDAEVDARNSAAPVTGFPVTLDVRGQVDYDPGSIAKVRAWTATDDQAVWKDDPAAWTEVPVALENGRWVARVDNSAATGKHVSIRVDAVDAHGNGLTQVVSRLYAVR
- a CDS encoding helix-turn-helix domain-containing protein — protein: MTQKEVRDDVDLRALGLDRAEERAYRALIDLGAAAPEVLADRLRLAEGETRSLLRRLEALGLASPSGADLDRYVASAPDVALRAMLVQRHDELRRTELAVSELTELYRRAAGGRTVSDLVEVVTGAGATRQRFEQLQRGAEHEVLAFVTQGPVVMSAEENLAEDAAVRRGVRYRVIIERAVLDQPGGLRRAELATAQGEEIAVVDSLPMKLVIADRSVALVPLTSAGQEPGAVVVHASGLLDALISLFNWAWDRAGALHLAPGEKPGGIAASDARILALLFAGLTDEAVAKQLGLSPRTVQRRVRHLMDLSGAGTRLQLGRHATERGWV